CACAAGAGGTGCAGTTAAATCTGTGAGAGGTGCTGAGTCATTTGATGCAAAACCACCCATAAGTGGATTACCCAGCCAAGGGTAATCGTGGGTGTGGGTCCTTCCAGACACAGTGACCACGAATGACCTCACTGTACGGACGGTGCTTATGCAGTAGATGGCTCAGAACCCCCAAAGTGGAGGACAGAACCAATTCCCAAGAGTTGTCTTCTtatctccctgcacacacacacacacacacacacacacacacacacacacacacacacacacaggcacacacgcccTATGGGATATCTATCCTAGCATGTATACCTTAGCCACTGTGTTCTGTATCTCCCAGGGCAGAGTGGGCTGGGCAAGTCCACCATGGTGAACACGCTGTTCAAGTCCAAAGTGTGGCAGTCAAGTCTACCCAACCTGGAGGTACCCATGCCACAAACGTTGGAGCTGCACTCCATGACTCACGGTGAGtggccctccctgcccccacaggCCCCGCCAGGGCCGCAGtcttccatctctctccctccgcAGTGATTGAGGAGAAAGGCCTCAAGCTGAAGCTGACGGTGACCGATACGCCCGGCTTTGGAGACCAGATCAACAACGACAAGTGGTGGGTCCTGGGGTGTGCGGCCCCTGTCCCCACAAGGTCTGTGAAGAGCCACCCTGGAGGGGcctgtcctctgtctgtgtcacCTGAGAGTCTCATTGTCCTATACTCACCTCACCCTCCAGACTGCGGGTCTCAGCCAGCGGTCTGGTACACAGTTGGTGCTCAATTAAAGCACCAGAAATCTGTActtctgtaatccctgcactctggcAGTTGAAGcagaagaatcatgagttcaaagccagcctgagcaatgTGTCAAGACTCGTATCTCaaaacagaaggagagaacagggCTGAGCACAGAGCTTAGTGTTAGAGTTCAGCGTTAGAATGCTCACACACCACGCACAGGGTCTGGGGCCAATCTCCAAGAGCAGAAGCAGTCAGGCAGTCTGCTGGAGTGTTGTGCTGACAGGAGCCCGGACTAGGAAGGCCCCagcagaggactggagagatggtcccctcagtgaagtgcttgccttggAAGCTGAGcttatccccagaacccacgtgtgtgggggtggggggagccaagCATGGCAGTGCATTCCTGAGATCCCATTgctggaggggcagagacaggggatcctgTGAGCCCCCGGTCATGGAAAGACCTTCTCTCGACGTACAAGGTGAAGTCGGCAGCACCTGCCTTTTGCTTGtctgctgtttttgagacagggtctcactgtgtagccctggctgttctggaactcactgtgtagaccaggctggcctcaaactcacagagatctgcctgtctctgcctcccaagtgctgggattaaaggtgtgccctaccaACGCCCagctgaccacagcaactcttttttttttttaataatttatttatttattttttagtttttcgagacagggtttctctgtgtagctttggtgcctttcctggaactcactctatagcccaggctggcctcgaactcacagagatccgcctgcctctgcctcctgtgtgttgggattaaaggcgtgtgccaccaccaccttgtttatttgtatttatgtacattggtactttgcctgcatgcatgtctgtgtgagggtgtcagattcccctggaacaggagttatggacagttgtgagccaccatgtgggtgctgggaattgaacccaggtcctctggaggagcagccagtgctcttaaccactgagtcatctctccagcccctatggcaactcttacaaagaaaaaacatttaatggggtggcttacattttcagaggtttagtccattatcatcatggtgtgacatggtggcatgtaggcagacatggtgctggagaaggagctgagagttctacatcttgacctctaggcaacaggaagtggtctgggacactgggcgtggcttgagcatatgtgagccctcaagcccgcccccacagtgacacacttcctacagcGAGGCCACACCCCCGGCAACAGATCCACACGCCCTAGCAGTGCCttttcctatgagcttatgggggccagttacattcaaatgACCACAGTCGTGCAcgtgaaacacacacaaaataaggtaATTCCAAGTCAGGCATAGCTACATGGCAGAGAGCAACTAAGGAAGACAGCCAAGAgcgacctctgacctccacacaggtactcatacatgaacacacagagtgacctctgacctccacacaggtactcatacatgaacacacacacacacacacacacacacacacagactctacCAGGTGAGAACCAGTGGTGTCTTGGGCCACGCTGATGACCAATTGTCATTAAATGACCACCCTTCCCTCACCAAgcatcatataatatatatgatgtaGATATTAGGATGTATATGTGTTAGTGCTAGAGAATGAACTTAAGATGTGGTACATGTTAGCAAACATTGAATGATAATCCCCAGctccagattttattttttctcttgagacTTGATTTCCCTAAAttatccaggctggcttcgaacttctaaccctgctgcctcagtgtcttgagtagctgggatgacaagcCTGTGGCACCAGGCCCAACCAATAAGTGCTATTACTTTGCTCACTTTATGAACAGGGAAGCTTAGACCTCAAGTGAAGAGAGGCAGAGGTTTCTGTGTGTCCCTGAGAATGTAGATAGACCACCCAGAGACCAGGAAGTAGTGAGTCCTGAGGGATGGCACTGAGGGGACATCTCTGCCCCAGCTGGGACCCGATCCTGAGCTACATCAACCAACAGTACGAGCAGTATCTTCAGGAGGAGCTCCTCATCACCCGCCAGCGCCACATCCCTGACACCCGTGTGCACTGCTGTGTGTACTTTGTGCCACCCACGGGCCACTGGTGAGGTGACCCACTGGCTGGGGGAGGGCCACTTGACGGCTGGGAGCTTCGGGTTGACTTTTGTAcctcactcatccatccaccacCTGCTACCGTCACTGTCCTGTCCCGGGCAGTCTTCGGCCCCTGGACATTGAGTTCCTGCGGCGGCTGTGCCGGACTGTGAATGTGGTGCCCGTGATCGCCCGGGCTGACAGCCTGACCATTGAAGAGCGAGATGCCTTCAGGAGCAGGGTGATCTGGGTGCCCAAGGTGGAGCTGGGTCAGTGTGCAGAGCAGAATGAACGGTGTGCTGAGATCACTTGTGCTCAATCCCCCAGATCCAGCAAAACCTGAAAACTCACTGCATCGATGTGTACCCACAGAAATGTTTCGATGAGGATGTCAATGACCGGCTCCTTAACAGTAAGATCCGGGTAAGGTGCTGTAGACGGTGCAGAAGGCCATTTGATTTCCTTCCCACTCATCCTTCCCATCTGAAAACCGATCTCTTTCTGCAGTTTCatgaaatgtatgtatatatttaaagattcTTCATCTGCTCACAAATTCAAAGTGAGCAAGAAATGGCTCTCATCAGAGAACCCACAGAGTGGGAAGAAATGTTTGTCAGCCATGGCTTTACCTGGGCTTACATTCTAATAGATAAAGAACCCTTGctactcaaaaataaaagataaccaAATTTTAAAACGGACGGGGGAAACTCAACATGGTGGACTACAGCTCCCACGTGTGCTTGTGTACACGCACAAACAGACTcgagtataaataaataagaatataagtTTAATTAGTTATTAAAATTTAACTCTTAGTTACTGATATTGTAGCACCCAGGGGGCTAAGGTGGAttgtgaatgtgaggccagcctggattacatcaGCTTGGGCTATGTAGTGTCTCAAGCAAACCAAACCACGGACTGGGGGCTGACAAATTTGAATTTCTCCTTTCAGCTACAAGTGAGAAAACAAGTATAGGACTTGGCAAACTACTGTGTGGGTGTCCAGGTGGTGACTGTGTGTGGGTATCCAGGTGGTGACCCCTGTGGGTGTCCAGGTGGTGACTGTGTGTGGGTGTCCAGGTGGTGACCCCTGTGGGTGTCCAGGTGGTGACTGTGTGTGGGTGTCCAGGTGGTGACTGTGTGGGTGTCCAGgtggtgagtgtgtgggtgtccaggtggtgactgtgtgtgggtgtccaggtggtgactgtgtgtgggtgtccaggtggtgactgtgtgtgggtgtccaggtggtgagtgtgtgggtgtccaggtggtgagtgtgtgggtgtccaggtggtgactgtgtgtgggtgtccaggtggtgactgtgtgtgggtgtccaggtggtgactgtgtgtgggtgtccaggtggtgactgtgtgtgggtgtccaggtggtgactgtgtgtgggtgtccaggtggtgactgtgtgtgggtgtccaggtggtgactgtgtgtgggtgtccaggtggtgactgtgtgtgggtgtccaggtggtgagtgtgtgggtgtccaGGTGGTGACTGTGTGTGGGTGTCCAGGTGGTGACTGTGTGTGGGTGTCCAGGTGGTGACTGTGTGTGGATGTCCACGTGGACATATTTTAGGTCCTTTGGGCCAGACAGTCTCTGGTGCAACTACTGAACCCTGCAGTGTGGCCTGAGAGCAACTccagaggagagaaaacaaatggacttttgtgtcaaaaaaaaaaaaaaaaaaaaaaaaggcatgtttGTAGAGTGTGTGGAGGCTCTGAGCTTGGTCACCATCACCACAGAAGAGAAACATCCCCAGTCCTTGGGTTGTAGCTCAGAGGTAAAGCACATGCCCAGTGTGCACGAGGCCCCCATTTTCACCTCCAGCATtccaaacaataataataaaatcaagtgTTTTAAGTTGATGAGAAacgtggcagtgcacacctgtaacccagcactggagagtagaggcaggaggatcagaagttcaagctcatccttggctgtgtagtgagttctaggccaatctgAGATACATtcgatcctgtctcagaaaacaaatttttaaaattcaaagaataGGGGCCGGCGAGAAGTCTAAATGGTTAGTGGTGCTTGCTTCAAGCTGAGTGACTTAAGTTCAATCCCggagactcacatggtggaaaggggaagggaatcACTTCCCATagtggtcctctggcctccacacaagtttctctctctctctctctctctctctctctctctctctctctctctctctttctctctctctctctgtctcctctctctctctctctctctctctctctctctcacacacacacacacacacacatacacacacacacacacacacacacacacacacaaaggaaaactaaatgtaattaaaattttaagtaaactCCTACTTAtcatgagttttgttgttgttgtttggttggttggtttttgagccATGGTCTATCTAcatagccctgggtgtcctggaactcactgtagactaggttggcctcaaactcctagagatccccctgcctctgcttcccaagggctgggattaaaggtgtgcgccaccacgcccatcCTTATGAGATATtcttaaaagtttaaagaaaacacGAGGTGGTCAGTTCAATTTGGCTGTTAGTTACAAGGGCTCAGCCCTCTTATTTACAGTTCCTTTTTAGTCCCTGATTATAACTGTCTCCTTCCTAAGTAAGATATTTGATAATACCAACAttatacactctctctctctctctctctctctctctctctctctctctctctctctctctgtgtgtgtgtgtgtgtgtgtgtgtgtgtgtgtgtgtgaatttgcactggggaatcaaactcagggtcttgTTCATGCTAATCCCTGAGCCACACCCTTTCCCCCAGGACTCTATAATGAATGTGGGGTTAACAGCAACACCATTTCCTTGGGTTACGCTGCTAACACTTAACTATGCTGGGCACATCACCATTGGTGAACAGCCCTGCACCAACATCATGTGTGCCCCCATTTTGTAGAGGTGAGGTTAGCATGAATTCCATGGTATATTGCAACTTCCTAGTTTCATGTGCctacctcctgcctcagtttcctgtccCCTGTCTCTTAGGAGCAGATCCCTTTTGCTGTGGTCGGGGCTGACCGAGAGCACCTGGTGAATGGGAGATGTGTCCTGGGCCGGAAGACCAAGTGGGGCATCATTGAAGG
This Peromyscus maniculatus bairdii isolate BWxNUB_F1_BW_parent chromosome 8, HU_Pman_BW_mat_3.1, whole genome shotgun sequence DNA region includes the following protein-coding sequences:
- the Septin12 gene encoding septin-12 — translated: MEERRSPSPCSSRPSSPVTPPCEMLGPVGIEAVLDQLRIKAMKTGFEFNIMVVGQSGLGKSTMVNTLFKSKVWQSSLPNLEVPMPQTLELHSMTHVIEEKGLKLKLTVTDTPGFGDQINNDKCWDPILSYINQQYEQYLQEELLITRQRHIPDTRVHCCVYFVPPTGHCLRPLDIEFLRRLCRTVNVVPVIARADSLTIEERDAFRSRIQQNLKTHCIDVYPQKCFDEDVNDRLLNSKIREQIPFAVVGADREHLVNGRCVLGRKTKWGIIEVENMAHCEFLLLRDLLIRSHLQDLKDITHNVHYENYRVLRLNESHLLPRGPGWVNLAPASPGQLVSAGPGKARKRATKDSREDEY